A part of Candidatus Palauibacter australiensis genomic DNA contains:
- a CDS encoding (2Fe-2S)-binding protein: MHKVVELRVNGDRRRVGVPSHYTLLETLRYGLGLTGSKQGCDKGDCGACTVLRDGEAVLSCIMPVHEAAGHEITTVEGLADASGPHPLQDAFDLTGGAQCGFCTPGILCSAHGLLTRDPDPAREEIARALSGNLCRCTGYTKIFEAVDIAAEAIRTGETPEAIVTRRRDPAGTA, from the coding sequence ATGCACAAGGTGGTGGAACTGCGGGTGAACGGAGACCGGCGGCGGGTCGGAGTGCCGTCCCACTACACCCTCCTCGAGACCCTCCGCTACGGCCTCGGCCTCACCGGATCGAAGCAGGGGTGCGACAAGGGGGACTGCGGGGCGTGCACGGTGCTCCGCGACGGCGAGGCCGTGCTCTCCTGCATCATGCCGGTGCACGAGGCCGCGGGTCACGAGATCACGACCGTCGAAGGGCTCGCGGACGCGTCCGGCCCCCACCCGCTCCAGGACGCCTTCGATCTCACGGGAGGGGCGCAATGCGGCTTCTGCACACCTGGCATTCTCTGCTCGGCCCACGGACTGCTGACCCGCGATCCGGACCCCGCGCGCGAGGAGATCGCGCGGGCGCTTTCCGGCAATCTCTGCCGCTGCACCGGCTATACGAAGATCTTCGAGGCCGTGGACATCGCGGCCGAGGCGATCCGCACGGGCGAGACGCCCGAGGCGATCGTCACCCGGCGGCGCGATCCGGCGGGGACCGCATGA
- a CDS encoding RidA family protein: MTWPSLRSGHAPRAVVGALAGFFVLLPLAAGAAAQTPEERLAELGIELPTPDAPTANFVKAVTTGNLVFLAGHGPCGGLDESNTGKVGLDHTVEEGYEIARWVGVCLLASLAREIGDLSRVKRIVRVFGMVNTPPDFTHHSQVINGCSDLMEQVFGPSISKHARAAVGMASLPRDQSVEIEMLVELDDP; the protein is encoded by the coding sequence ATGACTTGGCCCTCGTTGCGATCCGGGCACGCGCCGCGCGCCGTCGTCGGCGCGCTCGCGGGATTTTTCGTCCTCCTCCCCCTGGCCGCCGGAGCCGCCGCCCAGACTCCGGAAGAGCGCCTCGCGGAACTCGGGATCGAACTCCCGACGCCGGATGCGCCGACCGCCAACTTCGTGAAGGCCGTGACGACCGGGAATCTCGTCTTCCTGGCCGGCCACGGCCCGTGCGGCGGCCTCGACGAGAGCAACACCGGCAAGGTCGGCCTCGACCACACCGTCGAGGAGGGCTACGAGATCGCGCGGTGGGTCGGCGTCTGCCTGCTGGCGTCGCTCGCCAGGGAAATCGGCGACCTCTCCCGGGTGAAGCGCATCGTGCGCGTCTTCGGGATGGTGAACACGCCGCCCGACTTCACGCACCACTCGCAGGTCATCAACGGCTGCTCCGACCTGATGGAGCAGGTGTTCGGCCCCTCGATCTCGAAGCACGCCCGCGCGGCCGTGGGCATGGCCTCGCTCCCGCGCGACCAGTCGGTCGAGATCGAGATGCTGGTCGAACTCGA